CATGAACTATGCTAACATGATATCAACAACCAGGTCGTATTGTCGCTCGCTTTGTTGTTATCAAATCTGACAGAAATGCAACAATACGTAACGCTGATCCGCCTGATCAAGTTAGCTGGTCGCAATTTGCAGTCATGACAACTATAATTTGACACACGCAGCATCCCGACTTGACATCACCATCGTCAAGATACCGATCTAGATGTCGATGATAAACCATGACACACGAAACTTCGCCATGCTGCCGCGATAATAACAAACTGATAATAAACACCAATAAAGAAAAGCCGTTAATACTTACTTCTCCAGGGCATACGGGTATCCAAATGTCCTCTCGGGGAGCAGAATGCCCCTTGCCTGGTCACCTTTCCACACTGGTGACAGGCCCCTCTTCCTCCTGCAAGAAGGCTGGAGTTATCCACAGATAGTCAGCGATGTGACAGAGTGCCCCTGCCGTATGGTAACTGACCGCGTTATCTCTCCCAGAGACGAGGCTGTGCCTTATACGTTATGCGGTGAAATCGAAGCGATCTTCCTGCGAGGGAGTGTGGATGAATGAAATGTTGGCGTTAGCGAAAAGGTATTGACATCTAGTTGTAGATATCATTGCAGCTGATGCCAATGTCAATAtatttatacattgtacattacaagCCGCCTCGTTATATTGGCACAACAACGTGTGGTTCGATATAGCGCTATTGTGCTTTTCAAGACAAACATTTTAATGTACAAGGTCGGGTATATCGTTGTCAAGTGTTTATACCTTCTGACTGTTCCCCTTGCTTTACAAACGCTAAAACTGACGGACACGTTTACATGTAACTAGCTGTCATGGTTTTCGAAGGTTCCCCTCAACTTTACTGCAGAAAGAAATATGTACACATAGCTCTACAAAGCtctatctacatgtacctttagTTAATGGTGTAACGAAACCATGCCAGTAACTTGTTTGTTCCGAAACTGTTTCCCTACAATAAACGGCCAGATATGAATAGTAAACAGAAAGATATCCACAGTatagggtgtctcaaaaatggTGTGGGTCCGAAACAAATCGCGAGTCACTGTGCAAGGACTaccccaaatcattcatttccaTTTTTAAAGTATCCTCTATATCATTGACCAATATTGAATATATGTCAGGTTATATTATAACCACTAAGGTTGAGGGCGTGTTTTTGGGCCTCCCGATATGTGGAAAGAAAGTACCACAACTTAAGAATTTCAACATTTAGCGGCGTACCTTTCAGTTACGCGTGTGTAACAGTGTAGATAAGGGGGCTGTATCATCCGCGCACCAAGGAAAGCAACTCGTATCCATGGCAACGTGGAAAATGAACGAAGAGAAACATATTTTCCTATCAGGTCCAGTGTTGTGCGTGCCTTTCCCGCTTGCCTTCTTTGTGAAGAGTAGGCAAAGATAAGGAAGCAGACGAATTGTCGTTGGAAGTTGACTCCACCTTTTCCTTTCAGTCGTAGTGCACAGTCAGTGATAATGACCACCAACTTTCTAGAAGactttttttctctccattACCAAACGTAAATTATGAGTGGTATATATTAATTCAAGTTAAACAACATGAGTTGTTGAATGAATCGCTAAACAGTTGTAACAACTCCCTGATTAAATAACCAAAAAGTATCTTGTCCCACATCGATTCTCGTGGGAAAAGGTGTGCAGCCCAACATCTGACCAGATACCCGATCCGAAATTTCAACCTTATCTCTTACTCGagtttatttgaatttttccGGAAAGTTCATCCGCATCAGCGCTGATGAACCATGTATACATTGATATCTAAGTGATACCTAAGTGATCAAGATTATTATATATGTATAGGCCTGTTGGTTTGTCAGTGGCCGGATATCAAAATCGACAGCGACAATGACGTGGAACGTTCTCCTTGCGGTCCTTGCATTAGTGGGTGGAGCCTTCTCTTTCGGTAAGTGCGTGTTCATTAACGCATATCATCTGTATACGCCTCGTCCTGCTTATAAGTTATGGATTCTCTTAGCTGTTACGATGAATGACTCTTATATTCTTGGGCGTAGCTAGCGGCGGAAGAGGAACAGGGGGTcaaagaagtcaccaaaaaaatGTGGGGCAGTGTTTTTGACCTTGATTTGTCCGGATAAATTttgaaaagtgtcattttgtcatCCCCCACATCTCCGGGAGAGTCTTTTCCGAGTAAACCGTTTCAAAAATGCCCTGTTACTCACCATCTTCTTTCAGATTCACTGGAAGGCACCATAAAATATGTTTTCCATCCTGGCGGTGGCCAGAAACTTATCACTCTTCCTCCTGGAGGACTGCCTGGTACTAGGATAGCCCTAACGGTCAAACATCTGAGCCTAGCACCAGGAGAATCATTTAAAATCTTCGATGGCCAGTGCAATGATTCACCAGTGTTGACTTCCCAAGTCTGGTCTAAGGAGGCCCTGTACAGAGAAGTAATAGGAACCACTTTCGAGTCCAAAGGAAACGTCGCGTGCGTCCAATTTAGAGCCGGGAGTATACCAGGTGCTGTTGAAGTTTACTACAAAGGTAAGGAGGTATAACGCAGTAGTTTTCTGACCCCACTGGGGTTCAGGTCTGCAATACTGAGGATGTCGAAATGATGCCAGGCCAGTGTTGTGCTCCATATTTTAGCGGTCCTAGATCTTCGTATGTTTTATAAATTTGGAATCTCTCGTTTTCAGCAATACAATCCAGAGGCTGAAGGACCAGATGCGAGCCAAGTCATGGAGGAGTGTGTCATAAAACTGGACCAGATTACTTTGTCTGATGATTACACCTAATAAAGCTGATTTGGCAACAaatacagaatgaaataatagAAGTTCCATACTTCATTCACTCTCCTGATACCTATAATAGGGAGTTTGCGCAAcccccccgaaacgtcaacgtgaacggcTTTTCCATTGTTCGACTTCGTTATCAGGTCGAACAATGAGGTCAtgcatttgcaaaaactccctataATGCAGTAGACGGGAAGAAAAGGCTGCGGAAAATCAATTTGACGAGCGCTTTTCCGGGAAATGGCCAGAGGTACTCGGTATCGCTTTGACGATTGGCGCTCCAACCAGAAACGATCGATACACAATGTATACTGATATTGGGCACGTTTCGCAACTCTTACTACGAAGAGCTATATACGAACGACAAAGTACAAAGTCTATTGTCCCTCGTGAATGTATACATTGATGCCTTC
This is a stretch of genomic DNA from Lineus longissimus chromosome 2, tnLinLong1.2, whole genome shotgun sequence. It encodes these proteins:
- the LOC135483212 gene encoding uncharacterized protein LOC135483212 gives rise to the protein MTWNVLLAVLALVGGAFSFDSLEGTIKYVFHPGGGQKLITLPPGGLPGTRIALTVKHLSLAPGESFKIFDGQCNDSPVLTSQVWSKEALYREVIGTTFESKGNVACVQFRAGSIPGAVEVYYKAIQSRG